Proteins found in one Sporosarcina jeotgali genomic segment:
- a CDS encoding MDR family MFS transporter, producing MEQKQYEYLADNPNVKVLPIMLTLIIGAFFAILNETLLNIALVTLMDQFSISLTAVQWMATGFMLVMAIVIPISALLLQWFTTRQLFLGTMVVFTLGTIICASAPAFSILLVGRLIQAVGTGLLMPIIFNVFLLIYPPERRGKVMGMIGLVIMFAPAIGPTLSGVIVEYLGWRYLFIIVIPFALFSIAFAYKYLVNVSEVTKPKIDFVSLLFSTIGFGSIVYGFSSVGESKDGFASPNVWLFIGMGVIGIALFVWRQLKLDEPIMNMRVFRYPMFSHAVVMFLIIIMAMFASEIILPIYMQGPLALTAATAGLVLLPGSILNGIMSPFMGALFDKFGPRVLMIPATLVLSGTMFMMSQLTVDTPVWVVVVSYILIMLSVSAIMMPAETNGLNQLPKRLYPHGTAVMSTLQPVAGAIGVSVFISIMNSRQLHVLQKSSTPTDPATMNLALVSGVELVYFIAFAMSIVAVVLSFVVYRAKPSDDDEVSLSKE from the coding sequence ATGGAACAGAAACAGTATGAATATTTAGCGGATAATCCGAACGTGAAAGTGCTCCCTATTATGTTAACGCTCATAATTGGTGCCTTTTTCGCCATTTTAAATGAAACATTATTAAATATCGCGCTCGTCACCCTGATGGATCAGTTCTCGATTTCGTTAACAGCTGTTCAATGGATGGCGACTGGGTTCATGCTCGTCATGGCGATTGTCATACCGATTTCTGCACTGCTGCTTCAGTGGTTCACAACGAGACAGCTGTTTTTAGGAACGATGGTCGTATTCACGCTGGGTACAATCATTTGCGCAAGTGCCCCTGCATTTTCTATCTTACTAGTTGGCCGGCTGATTCAAGCAGTCGGAACTGGTTTATTGATGCCAATCATTTTCAACGTCTTCCTGTTAATTTATCCTCCTGAACGACGCGGGAAAGTGATGGGGATGATTGGTCTCGTCATTATGTTTGCTCCTGCAATCGGACCTACGCTGTCAGGAGTTATTGTTGAATACTTAGGGTGGCGCTATTTGTTTATCATCGTCATTCCCTTCGCGTTGTTCTCAATTGCCTTTGCCTACAAGTATCTGGTTAATGTGTCAGAGGTGACAAAGCCTAAGATTGACTTCGTATCTCTCTTGTTCTCAACAATTGGTTTCGGCTCCATTGTCTATGGATTCAGTTCTGTCGGAGAAAGCAAAGATGGATTTGCAAGTCCGAACGTCTGGCTGTTCATCGGCATGGGAGTTATCGGCATCGCGCTATTTGTTTGGCGTCAGCTTAAGCTCGACGAACCTATTATGAATATGCGCGTATTCCGCTATCCTATGTTTTCACACGCGGTCGTGATGTTTTTGATCATCATTATGGCGATGTTCGCCTCAGAAATCATTTTGCCAATCTATATGCAGGGTCCACTGGCTTTAACTGCGGCGACAGCTGGATTGGTTCTGCTGCCGGGCAGTATCTTGAACGGAATCATGTCTCCATTTATGGGTGCCTTGTTCGATAAGTTCGGGCCCCGTGTGTTGATGATTCCCGCAACACTCGTGTTAAGCGGCACGATGTTCATGATGAGTCAGTTGACCGTGGATACACCTGTATGGGTAGTTGTTGTCAGTTATATTCTCATCATGCTGTCTGTCTCCGCTATCATGATGCCTGCGGAGACGAATGGTCTGAATCAGCTCCCGAAACGTCTTTATCCTCATGGAACAGCTGTTATGTCTACACTGCAGCCAGTTGCAGGGGCGATTGGTGTATCTGTTTTCATCAGCATTATGAATTCCCGGCAGCTGCACGTCTTGCAAAAGTCGTCAACGCCGACAGATCCTGCGACGATGAACCTAGCGTTGGTGTCAGGTGTTGAATTGGTATACTTCATAGCCTTTGCAATGTCGATTGTCGCGGTTGTGCTTTCGTTTGTTGTGTACCGCGCGAAACCAAGTGACGATGATGAAGTCAGTCTTTCAAAGGAGTGA
- a CDS encoding S-layer homology domain-containing protein — MKRLSAMLTVLALSFFLAAQPAAAAGFPDVPDTSRFHDEMNYLVEQNIISGYSDGNFQPKKNVTRGEVAIMIGRMLKLDGTQRNTKFKDVSKNHGASGYIHSAWDRGHLSGFADGTFRPDTPISRGDMAMILSRIFWSQAGTTGEFSDVGYNMKASYAIGTLAGSHVLTGYPDGTFRPAAYVTREQFSAFMARGLSIEFKQRTMKTDGYAYDLTKTYIYAKSQGEIQISYKKVHTKFGGNAFYGYLWEYKDTSDGSIEYIDQTEDKDGLYMVFPIPHGSKELAYPIKVNSKWQPGMDMLESNAITGVNKTVSTPYKTFTNAVEVSNSSGQKRYYVKGIGEVKVVGKTGETVSELKSIQ; from the coding sequence ATGAAGCGATTGTCTGCAATGCTCACCGTACTAGCTTTGTCTTTCTTTCTAGCTGCACAGCCAGCTGCGGCAGCAGGATTCCCGGACGTTCCCGATACCAGCCGTTTTCACGATGAAATGAATTATTTAGTTGAACAGAATATTATCAGCGGGTATTCCGATGGGAACTTCCAACCCAAGAAAAATGTAACACGGGGAGAGGTTGCGATTATGATTGGTCGTATGCTGAAACTCGATGGCACGCAACGAAATACGAAATTCAAGGACGTTAGTAAAAATCATGGTGCAAGCGGCTATATTCACTCAGCTTGGGACCGCGGTCATTTGAGTGGCTTTGCAGATGGCACGTTCCGTCCAGACACCCCCATCTCACGTGGCGATATGGCGATGATACTTTCGCGTATTTTTTGGTCTCAAGCGGGCACCACGGGAGAGTTTAGTGATGTTGGGTATAATATGAAAGCTTCTTATGCGATTGGAACACTTGCTGGTTCTCACGTACTCACCGGATATCCCGATGGTACGTTTCGACCCGCTGCATACGTGACACGTGAGCAATTCTCAGCATTTATGGCCCGTGGACTGAGCATTGAGTTTAAACAGCGTACCATGAAAACAGACGGGTATGCATATGATTTGACGAAAACGTATATTTACGCAAAATCCCAGGGCGAAATCCAGATTTCTTATAAGAAAGTCCACACGAAATTTGGAGGAAATGCGTTTTACGGATATCTGTGGGAATACAAAGATACAAGCGACGGCAGTATTGAATATATTGACCAAACAGAAGACAAAGACGGACTCTACATGGTATTTCCTATTCCGCACGGCAGTAAAGAGTTAGCTTATCCGATAAAAGTAAACTCCAAATGGCAGCCGGGTATGGATATGCTCGAATCCAATGCCATAACTGGAGTGAACAAGACTGTAAGTACGCCTTATAAGACATTTACAAATGCTGTAGAAGTATCTAACAGCAGCGGCCAGAAAAGGTATTATGTGAAAGGTATAGGTGAAGTGAAAGTAGTGGGTAAGACAGGGGAAACAGTTTCGGAGTTAAAATCGATTCAGTAA
- a CDS encoding MarR family winged helix-turn-helix transcriptional regulator, producing the protein MKLIHALDQFYYEQILKSLREMNHNNVYGNLTYNSLLYMEVILYNEKCTASFLADTLHVARSAVTVKVNELVAKGIVTKTPCSTDKRVNYLSVRPEIAEDYKQLDVSLKQAIAEIEDRFSASEVASFVAMLGIIRKHHQ; encoded by the coding sequence ATGAAACTTATCCATGCGCTGGACCAATTCTATTACGAACAAATTTTAAAAAGCCTTCGTGAAATGAATCACAATAATGTGTATGGAAATTTGACTTATAATAGTTTGCTGTATATGGAAGTCATTTTGTATAACGAAAAGTGCACGGCCAGTTTTTTAGCAGATACACTTCACGTAGCACGCTCTGCAGTTACTGTGAAAGTTAATGAACTAGTCGCAAAAGGGATTGTTACGAAAACACCATGCAGCACTGATAAGCGCGTCAACTACTTAAGTGTCCGCCCTGAAATTGCGGAGGACTACAAACAGTTGGATGTTTCATTGAAACAAGCAATTGCAGAAATTGAAGATCGTTTTTCAGCATCGGAAGTTGCCTCTTTTGTTGCTATGTTAGGGATCATCCGAAAACACCATCAGTAA
- the topB gene encoding type IA DNA topoisomerase, whose translation MKPVILAEKPSQAKAYADAFTARKHEGYMEIHPCPTFPEGAFLTWGVGHLVELKEPHTYNPAWKRWSLGSLPILPDHYEFQVSKGKFKQFQVVKKLVKGTDTVINACDVDREGSNIFYSIYDQTGARGQTIKRLWINSLEADEVIKGFENLRDNKKDLQMYEEAKSRQISDWLVGMNGSRLYTLLLKAKGIEEVFPIGRVQSPTVYLIYQRQREIETFVSEPFFEAEALFTAANGTYKGKAKLKEPKRELIADALNSRGITKRTPGTITELKTADKRMPPPQLHSLSTLQATANRRWKASPATVLKTMQTLYEKKLVSYPRTDTRHITPSEFNYLAASVEKYQELIGQSFEIASKTPKKRFVDSSKVQEHYAIIPTKKVPTAAAISRLAPLERNLYEEVVRTALAMFHRDYLYTETKVTTDVNGLPFFTTGKTEVDKGWKELFSAPPKKGKEADEPALPPLEKSETVQSEIGIKEGATQPPKPYTEGQLIAMMKTCGKLVEDQTETDILKEIEGLGTEATRSNIIETIKKHGYISVTKNIVSITDKGRVLCQAIEGSLLASPSMTAKWETYLKKIGNGEGTGQHFLGSVSKFIYKLLEDVPVQLEKQKIDIVLPPSKSSSRKSYTVTEVAPCPKCGNGMIVARKEFYGCSNYKNGCKQTFPGLFLKKKLTQPQVKLLCTKGKTNVIKGFTHANGQKFDAMLELKEGKINLVFV comes from the coding sequence ATGAAACCAGTGATACTCGCTGAAAAGCCATCCCAAGCAAAAGCTTATGCGGATGCATTTACTGCACGTAAACACGAAGGCTATATGGAAATTCATCCGTGTCCGACGTTTCCGGAAGGGGCTTTTTTGACGTGGGGTGTTGGGCACCTCGTGGAATTGAAAGAACCGCATACATACAATCCCGCATGGAAACGCTGGTCACTTGGCAGCCTGCCGATTTTGCCTGATCACTACGAATTCCAAGTATCTAAAGGAAAGTTCAAGCAATTCCAAGTCGTGAAGAAATTAGTCAAAGGGACTGATACGGTCATTAACGCGTGCGATGTGGATCGCGAAGGATCGAATATTTTCTATAGTATTTACGATCAGACAGGTGCACGCGGACAAACGATTAAACGTCTTTGGATTAACTCCTTAGAAGCCGATGAAGTAATCAAAGGGTTTGAGAACTTACGCGACAATAAGAAGGATTTGCAAATGTATGAAGAAGCAAAGTCCCGCCAGATCAGTGACTGGCTCGTTGGGATGAATGGGTCGCGGTTGTATACGCTGTTATTGAAAGCGAAAGGGATCGAGGAAGTATTCCCGATTGGACGGGTTCAATCGCCGACTGTGTATTTGATTTATCAGCGGCAGCGTGAAATTGAGACGTTTGTCTCTGAACCATTTTTTGAAGCAGAGGCGCTATTTACCGCGGCAAACGGTACGTATAAAGGAAAGGCCAAGCTGAAAGAGCCGAAGCGTGAGCTGATCGCAGATGCCCTGAATAGCCGCGGTATCACGAAACGAACACCCGGAACTATCACGGAGCTGAAAACTGCTGATAAACGCATGCCGCCGCCACAGCTGCACTCACTTTCCACTTTGCAGGCAACTGCAAATCGCCGCTGGAAAGCAAGTCCTGCGACAGTCTTGAAAACGATGCAGACACTGTATGAGAAGAAACTTGTCTCGTATCCGCGTACGGACACGCGCCATATTACGCCGAGTGAGTTCAATTACTTGGCGGCATCGGTTGAAAAATACCAGGAGCTCATTGGACAGTCATTCGAGATCGCTTCGAAAACACCAAAAAAGCGCTTCGTGGACAGCTCAAAAGTTCAGGAACACTATGCCATTATCCCAACAAAAAAGGTTCCTACAGCAGCTGCCATTTCCAGATTGGCACCGTTAGAACGGAACTTATATGAAGAAGTTGTCCGGACTGCACTCGCGATGTTCCACCGGGATTATTTATATACTGAAACCAAAGTGACGACAGACGTCAACGGACTCCCCTTCTTTACGACCGGAAAAACGGAAGTGGACAAAGGCTGGAAAGAGTTATTTTCAGCACCTCCGAAAAAAGGAAAAGAAGCGGACGAACCCGCACTGCCTCCTTTGGAGAAGAGTGAAACGGTGCAGAGTGAAATTGGTATTAAAGAAGGCGCGACCCAGCCGCCAAAACCATACACAGAAGGACAGCTGATCGCGATGATGAAAACGTGCGGTAAGCTCGTTGAGGATCAGACAGAGACCGATATTTTAAAAGAAATTGAAGGGCTTGGTACGGAAGCAACCCGAAGTAATATTATCGAAACGATAAAAAAGCATGGTTATATTTCAGTTACGAAAAACATTGTATCGATCACCGACAAAGGACGCGTCCTATGTCAGGCGATAGAAGGCAGTCTGCTCGCGAGCCCCTCAATGACAGCAAAGTGGGAAACGTATTTGAAAAAAATCGGCAATGGCGAAGGAACTGGCCAGCACTTTTTAGGAAGCGTATCGAAATTCATTTATAAACTGCTTGAAGACGTGCCGGTCCAACTGGAGAAGCAAAAGATCGATATCGTATTGCCTCCTTCAAAATCTTCAAGTCGAAAATCTTATACTGTAACAGAAGTTGCCCCCTGTCCGAAGTGCGGAAATGGCATGATTGTTGCGCGCAAAGAATTTTACGGCTGCAGCAACTATAAAAACGGCTGCAAGCAAACGTTTCCTGGACTGTTTTTGAAAAAGAAACTGACTCAGCCTCAAGTAAAACTGCTTTGCACAAAAGGAAAAACAAACGTCATTAAAGGATTCACGCATGCGAACGGTCAGAAATTTGACGCTATGCTTGAATTGAAAGAAGGAAAAATAAACTTAGTCTTTGTGTAA
- a CDS encoding DUF485 domain-containing protein, whose translation MTIELQEAELKRDPELPRTTDGKLDYERIIETPEFKHLVKKKNRFLTPYVIAFFAIYLLLPILTGYTSILETRAIGWMTWTWVYAFGLFVMVWVFTQIYVKKARDFDKDVDQIIQKHVRD comes from the coding sequence TTGACAATCGAGTTGCAAGAAGCGGAGTTGAAGAGAGATCCGGAGCTGCCACGTACGACTGATGGCAAGTTAGATTATGAGCGAATCATCGAGACACCCGAGTTTAAGCATCTGGTCAAAAAGAAGAATCGCTTTTTAACACCTTATGTCATTGCATTTTTTGCGATATATCTGCTGTTGCCTATTCTGACAGGATACACGTCCATCTTAGAAACCCGGGCTATTGGCTGGATGACGTGGACATGGGTATACGCATTTGGATTGTTCGTGATGGTATGGGTATTCACGCAAATCTATGTGAAAAAAGCACGTGACTTCGATAAAGACGTTGACCAGATTATCCAAAAACACGTTAGAGACTAA
- a CDS encoding MBL fold metallo-hydrolase — MDPNARTATFKELVRWQMERFRKQKDMSFKIGQVEDKQLEILHAGQKDFTITWIGHSTFLIQLAGLTIVTDPVWAKSMGFSERLEEPGLSIDEIPPVDIILLSHSHYDHMDVPSLKKLKGTPAILVPEGLGPKVRRLMKENRVYELPWWGQVHIGAVEFHFVPAQHWTKRTLTDTNTSHWGGWVIQRRIPASNEASDSIYFAGDSGYFQGFREIGERFPAITYALMPIGAYEPEWFMGTQHMTPEEAIQAFVDVSAEVFIPMHYGAFYLADDTTEEALNRLLAEWKQRALKDKQLKVLKHGETIA; from the coding sequence ATGGATCCGAATGCCCGGACCGCAACATTCAAGGAATTGGTGCGCTGGCAAATGGAGCGCTTCCGTAAACAAAAAGATATGAGCTTCAAAATTGGCCAAGTCGAAGATAAACAACTGGAAATCCTTCATGCCGGCCAGAAGGATTTCACGATTACTTGGATTGGTCACTCAACGTTTCTGATCCAGCTTGCTGGTTTGACGATTGTGACAGATCCCGTTTGGGCAAAGAGCATGGGATTCAGTGAAAGACTGGAAGAGCCCGGACTTTCCATAGATGAAATCCCGCCAGTCGATATTATTTTGTTATCGCATTCTCACTATGACCATATGGATGTGCCTTCTTTGAAGAAACTGAAAGGCACGCCTGCCATACTTGTCCCCGAGGGGCTTGGCCCTAAAGTGCGCAGACTGATGAAAGAAAATCGAGTTTATGAGCTGCCTTGGTGGGGACAAGTGCATATCGGTGCTGTTGAATTCCACTTTGTTCCGGCTCAGCACTGGACGAAACGAACACTGACAGATACAAATACCTCTCATTGGGGCGGCTGGGTCATTCAACGGAGAATACCAGCTTCAAATGAAGCATCTGACTCGATTTACTTTGCTGGTGACAGCGGGTATTTCCAGGGATTTCGTGAGATTGGTGAAAGATTTCCGGCTATTACGTATGCACTCATGCCAATTGGTGCATACGAGCCCGAGTGGTTTATGGGGACCCAGCATATGACACCTGAAGAAGCCATTCAGGCGTTTGTGGATGTCAGCGCTGAGGTGTTCATCCCCATGCATTACGGAGCCTTTTATCTTGCGGATGACACTACAGAAGAAGCGCTGAATCGCCTGCTTGCCGAGTGGAAGCAGCGTGCACTGAAAGACAAACAGTTAAAAGTATTGAAGCATGGAGAGACGATTGCTTGA
- a CDS encoding solute symporter family protein — MSMISIAIFFAVILLTLYITYWAAKQTQTASDFYTAGGSLTGWQNGMAIAGDYLSAASFLGIAGAISLNGFDGFYYSVGFLTAYLVVLFLIAEPLRNLGKYTMADMIGSRFGAKKVRGAAALNTITIVLFYMLAQLVGAGALIKLLFGIDYWISVLIVGVMMLIYVLFGGMTATSWVQIVKAILLMIGTIVISFLVLMKFNFNFVGMFDIMRTATNHGESFLHSGVVYKDPIGLISVLLALVLGTAGLPHILMRFFTVKDAKTARSSVVYAVWIIGIFYVLTIFLGFGAAKFVGSKAIIAENAAGNMAAPMLAGVLGGDALESFVAAVAFATILAVVAGLVLSGASAIAHDLYAEIIMKGKVTEKQQVKAARIAAISVGIVSILLALGSEKLNVAFLVSLAFCIAASANVPTILLTIYWRKFNTTGTVASMLTGLITALVLVAVSPNVINPVPGAAFFVGDPLFPFVNPAIVSIPAGFLAAIVGTYIGAKRHEEAEVAYAEVRFKAETGYRGL; from the coding sequence ATGAGTATGATTTCTATCGCAATCTTTTTTGCTGTGATTTTATTAACACTCTATATTACGTACTGGGCTGCAAAACAAACGCAGACTGCCAGTGATTTTTATACAGCGGGTGGCTCACTCACAGGCTGGCAGAATGGCATGGCCATCGCAGGCGACTATTTATCCGCTGCCTCATTCCTTGGAATTGCTGGTGCAATTTCGCTGAATGGATTTGACGGATTTTATTACAGTGTCGGGTTTTTGACCGCATACCTGGTTGTGCTGTTCCTAATTGCTGAACCGCTTCGAAACCTTGGTAAATATACGATGGCGGATATGATTGGTTCTCGGTTTGGCGCGAAGAAAGTCCGCGGAGCCGCCGCTTTGAATACGATTACAATTGTCCTGTTTTACATGCTCGCACAGCTTGTTGGCGCTGGTGCGCTGATTAAGTTGCTGTTTGGCATCGACTACTGGATTTCTGTTCTCATCGTGGGCGTAATGATGCTCATTTATGTACTGTTCGGCGGAATGACCGCAACGAGCTGGGTTCAAATTGTAAAAGCAATCTTGCTTATGATTGGTACGATTGTGATTTCGTTCCTCGTGCTCATGAAATTCAATTTCAACTTCGTGGGGATGTTCGATATTATGCGAACTGCGACCAATCATGGAGAGTCCTTCCTGCATTCGGGTGTTGTTTATAAAGATCCGATTGGCTTAATTTCCGTATTGCTTGCGCTTGTGTTAGGTACTGCAGGTCTTCCTCACATTTTGATGCGCTTCTTTACGGTGAAAGATGCGAAGACTGCACGTTCGTCAGTTGTCTACGCAGTATGGATTATTGGGATTTTCTACGTGTTGACGATTTTCCTAGGATTCGGTGCTGCGAAGTTTGTTGGATCTAAGGCAATCATTGCAGAAAACGCAGCCGGAAACATGGCTGCACCGATGCTTGCAGGTGTATTAGGCGGGGATGCATTAGAGTCGTTCGTTGCAGCAGTAGCGTTTGCTACAATTCTAGCTGTCGTAGCTGGACTAGTATTATCCGGTGCTTCCGCCATTGCTCATGACCTTTACGCTGAGATTATTATGAAAGGCAAAGTAACAGAGAAGCAGCAAGTGAAGGCTGCGCGTATTGCTGCAATCAGTGTTGGGATTGTATCCATCTTGCTGGCCCTCGGTTCTGAAAAACTGAATGTAGCGTTTCTAGTGTCGCTGGCCTTCTGTATTGCTGCATCTGCAAACGTTCCAACAATCTTACTGACAATCTACTGGCGTAAATTTAATACGACAGGCACAGTTGCATCGATGCTGACCGGATTAATCACGGCGCTTGTGCTGGTTGCGGTCAGTCCTAACGTCATTAATCCGGTTCCCGGGGCTGCGTTCTTCGTAGGAGATCCACTGTTCCCATTCGTGAACCCGGCCATCGTCTCGATCCCGGCTGGATTCCTAGCAGCTATTGTCGGAACGTATATCGGAGCGAAACGACATGAAGAAGCTGAAGTTGCGTATGCAGAAGTCCGATTCAAAGCGGAAACTGGATATCGCGGATTGTAA
- a CDS encoding haloacid dehalogenase-like hydrolase, protein MKRLLDCTASDFQNMNGQDLKASIRACEGRVMLSETMTSVAPLYPGITNAELAASFGADLLLLNVFDVFNPSVKGYTCETNESIIEKVKELTGRPVGLNLEPVDLNAEQIEQLEPISKGRTATEETLIEAKKLGFDFICLTGNPKTGVTNDQTVVAIQKAREVFGKEGLIIAGKMHGAGVTNETGSGIISEATLSNFIEAGADVILMPAPGTVPGITVETAERYVRFVHSKGALAMLTIGTSQEGADEATIRQIALNSKMAGADIYHIGDTGFYGIAVPENIMTYSIVIRGRRHTYVRMASSVRR, encoded by the coding sequence GTGAAACGATTATTAGACTGTACAGCTTCCGACTTCCAGAACATGAACGGACAAGACTTAAAAGCTTCAATCCGAGCATGCGAAGGACGCGTGATGCTATCCGAAACGATGACGTCTGTTGCTCCGTTATACCCTGGAATCACCAATGCTGAATTAGCCGCTTCCTTTGGCGCGGATCTTTTATTATTGAATGTGTTTGATGTATTTAACCCCTCCGTTAAGGGCTATACATGCGAAACGAATGAATCCATCATCGAAAAAGTCAAAGAATTAACGGGACGCCCCGTCGGCCTCAATTTGGAACCAGTTGACTTGAATGCAGAGCAAATTGAACAACTGGAACCGATTTCGAAAGGGCGAACAGCTACTGAAGAAACACTAATTGAAGCAAAAAAACTTGGCTTTGACTTTATTTGTTTAACAGGGAACCCGAAAACCGGTGTAACCAATGATCAAACGGTAGTTGCCATTCAAAAAGCGCGTGAAGTGTTTGGTAAAGAAGGGCTCATTATTGCTGGAAAAATGCATGGAGCGGGTGTCACAAACGAAACAGGCAGCGGCATAATTTCAGAAGCGACTCTTTCAAACTTCATAGAAGCAGGGGCAGATGTAATTTTGATGCCTGCACCCGGCACTGTACCTGGTATCACAGTTGAAACGGCCGAGCGATACGTTCGTTTCGTTCACTCTAAAGGGGCGTTAGCCATGCTGACGATTGGGACAAGTCAAGAAGGTGCAGACGAAGCGACCATCCGCCAGATTGCCTTGAATAGCAAGATGGCCGGCGCCGATATTTATCACATCGGCGATACAGGTTTTTACGGAATTGCGGTGCCAGAAAATATTATGACGTATTCAATTGTCATCCGAGGTCGACGCCATACGTATGTACGGATGGCTTCCTCAGTCAGAAGATAA
- a CDS encoding protease inhibitor I9 family protein yields the protein MKPRITIGSEVDIHTLEFVQVIIEFSTPPAHILMRTSQNISVEEGNERVQKSYEDFQKELSILLKEEGYSYTILHRYTASLNGVAMELQGIAIQQLLSSQVIQGIYPNREMRIPEKPLM from the coding sequence ATGAAACCCAGGATCACTATTGGCTCCGAAGTAGATATACACACGTTAGAATTCGTGCAAGTCATTATCGAATTTAGCACACCTCCTGCTCATATCTTAATGAGGACTTCCCAAAATATCTCCGTTGAAGAAGGGAATGAAAGAGTCCAAAAGAGTTATGAAGATTTCCAAAAAGAACTTTCTATTCTATTGAAGGAAGAGGGGTATTCTTATACAATCCTTCATCGATATACGGCCAGCTTGAATGGCGTCGCTATGGAACTGCAGGGGATTGCCATCCAACAACTGTTATCATCGCAAGTGATTCAAGGGATTTATCCGAATCGGGAAATGAGAATACCAGAGAAACCGCTAATGTGA
- the cls gene encoding cardiolipin synthase produces MGIGYIITLILSITIVINLLLLVGVLFFERRDIGNTWAWILVMVFIPIAGFFIYLFLGRNLKQKNFYKLTDEERREIDTEVNHQLSTVYREKVQQSPLLKKHEELIHMNLISSDGLLSTDNDIQIFEDGHKKFDSLIADIQSAEKEVNVQYYIIQSDALGTRLRDALIERAKAGVKVRLLYDEVGSKRTSPKFFDELRAVGGEVEVFFPSFFRLINFRVNNRNHRKLVIIDGRIAYIGGFNVGDEYLGLDKKFGYWRDTHLRIKGKAVHHIQGKFILDWHRAGNNKPGEWEEYTFTEEPNQGMSPIQVVSSGPDSVTEHLKNMYIKLILSAKRSVYIQTPYFIPDTSFMDACKIALLSGVDVRIMIPCKPDHPFVYWATWAYAGDLLDYGAKILLYENGFLHAKTIVVDEEVAAVGTMNIDSRSFHLNFEVSAIVYDEKIAKQLHRLFLKDIEVSSELTPERYAERSLLIKFKEGISRLLSPVL; encoded by the coding sequence ATGGGAATAGGATATATAATTACGTTGATTTTATCCATTACAATAGTGATCAATCTTTTATTGCTGGTGGGAGTACTGTTTTTCGAAAGACGCGACATCGGGAATACATGGGCATGGATATTAGTCATGGTGTTTATTCCTATAGCGGGCTTTTTCATCTATCTGTTCCTCGGTCGGAATTTGAAGCAAAAGAACTTCTATAAGCTGACGGATGAAGAGAGAAGAGAAATTGATACGGAAGTGAATCACCAATTATCGACAGTCTATAGAGAAAAGGTTCAACAGTCTCCGTTGCTCAAGAAACATGAAGAACTCATTCACATGAACTTGATATCATCGGATGGACTATTATCCACGGATAATGACATCCAGATCTTCGAAGATGGACACAAGAAATTCGATTCCTTAATTGCGGATATTCAGTCAGCTGAAAAGGAAGTCAATGTTCAGTATTACATTATCCAGTCTGACGCATTAGGGACAAGACTTCGGGATGCCTTAATAGAGCGTGCGAAGGCAGGGGTGAAAGTTCGTCTCCTGTATGATGAAGTCGGTTCCAAAAGGACCTCACCTAAGTTTTTTGATGAATTGCGTGCAGTAGGCGGCGAAGTCGAGGTGTTTTTCCCATCGTTTTTCAGGTTGATAAACTTCAGAGTAAACAACCGGAATCACCGAAAACTAGTCATTATCGATGGACGCATCGCGTATATTGGCGGATTCAATGTCGGGGACGAGTACCTGGGGCTGGACAAAAAGTTTGGCTACTGGCGGGATACACACCTGCGTATTAAAGGAAAAGCCGTCCACCACATTCAAGGGAAGTTCATACTGGATTGGCATCGTGCCGGCAATAACAAGCCGGGTGAATGGGAGGAGTACACATTTACGGAAGAACCTAACCAAGGAATGAGCCCGATTCAAGTCGTTTCGAGCGGACCGGATTCTGTTACAGAGCACTTAAAAAACATGTACATCAAACTTATCTTATCTGCGAAAAGAAGCGTTTATATTCAAACGCCTTATTTCATACCGGATACAAGCTTTATGGATGCATGCAAAATTGCATTGCTGTCTGGAGTTGACGTGCGAATCATGATTCCATGTAAACCGGATCATCCGTTTGTCTATTGGGCAACGTGGGCGTATGCTGGTGATTTACTCGATTATGGAGCTAAGATTTTACTGTATGAAAATGGATTTTTGCATGCAAAGACCATCGTTGTTGACGAAGAAGTGGCAGCAGTGGGAACGATGAACATCGACTCTCGCAGTTTCCATTTAAACTTCGAAGTCAGTGCAATCGTCTACGATGAAAAAATAGCGAAACAGCTGCATAGATTGTTCTTGAAAGACATTGAGGTCAGTTCGGAGCTGACGCCTGAACGCTATGCAGAGCGTTCGCTGCTTATTAAATTCAAAGAAGGCATTTCACGTCTTCTATCACCCGTGCTGTAA